The Mytilus galloprovincialis chromosome 4, xbMytGall1.hap1.1, whole genome shotgun sequence genome contains a region encoding:
- the LOC143071004 gene encoding uncharacterized protein LOC143071004 codes for MKNLNEKMREDLLDTQIKSNIENLVFYNIPEKDDEDCLEESLIFCEKNLKMPNMRESIQILKANRMGNKGERIRPILVKFGSFKQREEVRKNGKNLKDTNFGISEQLPGEIQKRRKTLLPELKKLRDEGHKAYFVRDKIHVGGKEYKK; via the coding sequence atgaaaaacttgaatgaaaaAATGAGAGAAGATCTCTTAGATacacaaataaaatcaaatattgagAACTTAGTTTTTTATAACATTCCTGAAAAAGATGATGAAGATTGTCTAGAAGAATCCTTGATATTCtgtgaaaaaaacttaaaaatgcCAAATATGCGCGAATCCATCCAGATACTGAAAGCCAATAGAATGGGTAACAAAGGTGAGAGGATCCGTCCAATTCTGGTCAAATTTGGTAGTTTTAAACAGCGTGAGGAAGTgagaaaaaatggtaaaaaccTAAAAGACACCAATTTTGGAATTTCAGAACAATTGCCAGGTGAAATACAAAAACGAAGGAAAACTCTACTACCTGAACTTAAAAAACTGCGCGATGAAGGACATAAAGCTTATTTTGTGAGAGACAAGATACATGTTGGTGgcaaagaatacaaaaaatag